GTAGAGTATGAAATAGTGCCGGCCAAGAGTGTTTGGTTAATTAATGAGTCAACGTAGGAATCTTGATTGATTAATTTGAACCAATCAATCAACACTTCAACACTTCCATTTGTGATTCTGAAACACATTCAATACGAGTTAGCAATAAAATAAGGGTGGTTCTGAATTTAAATGGAGGGCAACAGCCTGTATTTGGATTGAAGCTGATGTACTTATTTAGGTCTTTAGAGTTGTATGATCGAAAAgcttctttgttaattgttgttatATAATTTTAAGAAACACGTGGTTGTCGTATTTATACGTCGGAGACATTTTGACCTTTATATATACTTGATTAAAATCCCCCAAGTATCCTGAGATTGACGCTCTATATTAGAATCGTTCCTTAAATTTGAATTACACCAATTATATTTTTGAGattgaaaaaattatattatattagtctctgatttatttttttattaataatgcaCTGACATAATTCGATGACGTAAATCTTTAGTGACACGTGTTATTTTATGATTTGGCCACATATAAAGGTATGATGATGTATTGGTCAGCAACACATGATATGCTGAAGTAAATAGTTATGCTATGTATCACAATGTTATTTTGTCACATATCAGATTATATGTCACAATGATATTTATCTATGTATCATCTTCTATGTCATCATTATATATGCACTAAATTGACCTCTTACTGTATAttaaatgactcattttagtctctaaaattaaatgttgtgcaccaaattagtcccttcatcattttattgtcatttttttgtaaatttaaaatttttaatattttttatacactaattttaattatattttttattatacaattttttataataattttttaattaataattttaatttgtatcattAGAACACATGTTAATTAtatcaaaaattttattattatctctTTTGTTgtactatttaaattataattacaataacttaataaatacttatattaatcaatagtataatatataaaatagctATCTaactaaattataaataaaataaattattataattaacggTATATCTGCGAACAATTTAGTCCGAAGTGTATTTTTTTATgtacaattatatataaaaatattttttaaacacacTTAATTTATATGTCAACATATCTAACTTTATTTTTgactaatatatttaaaattggtataaaaataatatatattattaattagtaaTACAAAATTGTTctatataattaaaagaaaaatataaaaaagaggcATGCTACACATATAAGTTTTTTTGGCTTATATGTCTTATCAGTTGGTACAAATTCAATAAAACACACGCATTACACTCTCACATTTAAGAATAAAACCACTTCCTGTTTtcaaagcgcgctactcaccatgcattatgaacgaatcttctttttcttcctccatgaaaacgagtttcttgccaaatttaaaaataatggaacttcagaaatatacccaaacgattacagaaatacacctaaacggttacaggaattcacccaaataattatagaaatacacccaaaggattacagaaatacatccaaaggattacaaaactaCACCAAAAGGATTtgagaaatacacccaaaattcgttgaagtacaccttatgcataattcaaaattttttatcttttttctcctcatcttctgctgtttcttcttcttcaaaaatgatttcagagcttgatgtcaaaaaaaatggaaatcgagaataacgaagaaagaaaatagagagaaaagcatGTAAATGAATAAGGAGAAAGAGAAtgtaagaaacgaaagaaaagaagaagaagaaaagacgaagaggaagaagaacgtacagcaagaagaagaagatgcagtGAAAACGTACAGTAACAGTTCGAAGTGCgttaatataaatgacttgtaaagacttgtataaacaaacgcttgtatgtggagaattattctataaaaaaatattttaaaaattaatttatattctaataataataaaaatatttaaatattattgtaatttattttaaaaaatttaggtttTCTATATATGGTGGACCCTctcaaatacaaatttaaaattaggagtaaagtattattttaattttattttcaacgtTTAGAGTAAGTTTTATTTgtgttcctaacgtttaaatcgttttATTTGTATTCCTgatgtttgtaaaagtgatttaatCATTCAATATTATCCTACCgttaattacacatcatgagtttTAGTTGGAGTTCtaaaaatctctttttaaaattagaatacaAATATCTAAGACAGAACCGATGATCTACTATAGATAATagttcatcaaaagttgaaattaATTCCTGTAACATTTATATAATTCATTTCTTTAGaaacataattgaatttaaacacAAATAATGGATATGATATTGAAATCGAACACACACTACAACATTTTTGGCCTAAGGTAACCCTTATTCGAAGTAACATTTAACAAAAGTTGCCTTAAATAGGCAAAGACAACATTTTTGACGTGTTACCTTTGAATAAGGCTAAGATAACTAAATTTTTGGCCACCCACAAAAATTGTTGTCTTTGATATCTAAAACAACACTCAATAAATgttacaatataaaatatttaagacaacatttttaaataaaaatacaacattttataaaagttataaaaaaattaaataaataacatttataaaaagTTGCCTAAAATTATTTACAGTTACAAATTTTAGAGAGAAACTTTTTATATTCCCACCAATTATTTTCCAatcaaataacttaaaaaaaaaagaaagaaaagacacAATGCTCTTCATCAGTTCATCACTTCATTCGTTCATCACTTAGCTTCCTCATTTCATCAGAGATACTCTAACCCTAACATTATCACGCAGACGGTCACACCACCGATCGCCGCTCTCCTCCTCATCGACCGCAACTCTCAATCGCTTTCACTCCAAACGGCGACGGCGTGGTTCTCCCTTTCACGGTCATCGGAACGTTGCTCTCATCCACGGGCTCCTGCGCGGTGCTCTCCTCCACGGGTGTCGGCACGGTGCTCTCCTCCACGGGCATCGGCGCGGTGCTGTCCTCCACGCACGCTGCTCCACGGCTCCCCCTCTTTCTATCTCGGCTCCAAGTACAGGGTCATGTTGGAGAAACCCCTCTCCTTCTCCCGTTTCCACTTCTTCCCCTGTCTCGCCTTCTCCTCTTCGCAAGGGCTGTAACCCccctcatcctcctcctctgcTTATTGGTAAGAAAGCTTCTTAATTTTACTATGGAATGAATATTCTGAATGTATTGATTGTGAATGAAGAATTGGGACTATTCTGAAATTTAGTATGTAAATTGAATTTTTGAATGCATGTCTTTTTGGGGCTTCTCAATAATTCTGAATTTAGGGGTTTGCTTTCAATTTTTCTGAAGTTTTCATGTGGATCAACATCTTCCTGGTGCTTTTTCATTTCCATCTTTTTGACCCTGGTTAAACAAATTTccactattatatttttattgcagCTTCTATTCTTAAAGCTGTGTTAAGGTACGGAAAGAAGCAGTTTGCGGTTGATGAGACCAGGCGTGATATTTAGAATTGTTCAGTGCCTTCATGCAATGAAGCACCAGTATTGACCACTTGGTGTGAACTTTTCttattgctttttctctttttcttatcttcGTGAACTTAGATAAAACAAAATTGGAAGCATATATCAAGTATAGAGTCATCTTTTGCTTCTTACTTAGATTTTTTTTCAACATCAGGTTGGTAAGAAAGCTTCTTAATTTTACTATGGAATGAATAttctgaatgcattgattgagaatGAAGAATTGGGACCGTTCTGAATTTTAGTATGTAAATCGAATTTTTGAATGCATGTCTTTTTGGGGCTTCTCAATAATTCTGAATTTATGGGTTTGCTTTcaatttttctaaagttttcatGTGGATCAACATCTTCCTGGTGCTTTTTCAATTCCATTTTTTGACCCTGGTTAAACAAATTTtcactattatatttttattgcagCTTCTATTCTTAAAGCTGTGTTAAGGTACGGAAAGAAGCAATTTGTGGTTGATGAGACCAGGCGTGATACTTAGAATTGTCCAGTGCCTTCATGCAATGAACCACCAGTATTGAGTACTCGGTATGAACTTTTCttattgctttttctctttttcttatctgCGTGAACTTAGATAAAACAAAATTGGAAGCATATATCAAGTATAGAGTCATTTTTGCTTCTTACTTAGATTTTTTTCAACATCAAGTTGGTAAGAAAGCTTCTTAATTTTACTATGGAATGAATATTCTGAATGCATTGATTGTGAATGAAGAATTGGGACTGTTCTGAATTTTAGTATGTAAATTGAATTTCTGAATGCATGTCTTTTTGGGGCTTCTCAATAATTCTGAATTTAGGGGTTTGCTTTCAATTTTTCTGAAGTTTTCATGTGGATCAACATCTTCCTGGTGCTTTTTCAGTTCCATCTTTTTGACCCTGGTTAAACAAATTCccactattatatttttattgcagCTTCTATTCTTAAAGCTGTGTTAAGGTACGGAAAGAAGCAGTTTGCGGTTGATGAGACCAGGCGTGATACTAGAGAATTGTCCAGTGCCTTCATGCAATGAACCACCAGTATTGACTACTTGGTATGAACTTTTCttattgctttttctctttttcttatcttcGTGAACTAGATAAAACAAAATTGGAAGCATATATCAAGTATAGAGTCATCTTTTGCTTCTTACTTAGATTTTTTTCAACATCAGGTTGGTAAGAAAGCTTCTAAATTTTACTATGGAATGAAATTTCTGAATGCATTGATTGTGAATGATGATTGGGAATGTtctgaattttattttgattatgaaTTCTGAATgcattgaatcttaattttttgGGATTctttataattctgattttagGAGTTTTATTTCAATTGTTCTGAAATTTTCATGGCTCTGATTGTTGCTTCTTAGGGTTTTCTGAATTTTTGTGCATCTTATTTCTGATTTCTGAAGCTATTTTCTGGGAAAAAATACGACGATCTGCAAAAACTGTTAAGGTACATCCTCTGTATGATTTcacaatttcttttctttttgtcagAATTCTCTAAATTGATGTGGTGAATGCTATGACTGTAGTTTCATACTTTTGGGTTATTATAGCCAACTAATATCATGAATCATCATCCTGATTTAGAATATATCACAATTCAGACCTTATTTATTCTTCTGAATCATATTGCTGTGCCCGTACTTATGTTCTTGATTGTATATATGGTTTTGAATACAAGTATGTGCAATTTCTATTCTCTTTTTTACATAAATTCTTAGATATCACCAAGCATCTAACCTACATCAAGcagttagaaaaattaaaatcttaaccCATATAGTTCAATgttactctttatatatatatatatatatatatatatatatatatatatatatatatatatatatatatatatatataatttaataaaagttCAATTAGCACAACACAAATTGGGCATGCAAATCATAcatttaatttatatcaatcaataGAAATATATAAATCAATATAGAGAGATAAAgggataattaaaaaaataaccatataaattaaattaaaatacttggaTCTCAAGACAAACCCTACCTTGAACCTTTTAAATCTTTCAGTTACTCTTAAAGTCTAGTATTATGTTCCATGAATTACAAGACTTTATGTAGTAAAAGTTGTAACTAAAGAGTTATGGAATCTTGGGTTTTCACTGTGTTTTTTTTCAGCCGCTCAAAAACAGAATTAAGTTTATGACATTCCTCTTGGGTTTGAAGAACATTAGTGGACATTCTGGGACTTGAAGATTGCAATTTGTTTAGCCATGACTccgtaagttttttttttatcttacttATACTTGTATGTTTTCATATGTATATTATGACCTTtgtgcaatttttttttcatgttgAATGTCTTTATGTgtctttttcattgtttcttaattttaataataatatttttatgtgccttttttatgaatttatataCTTACTGTGCATAAACATTATTATTTACATGGTTATTAGTTAAATAGtagtaataatatatgaataattaggTTTTCCCAAGACCTAGAGAAAGATTGGATGCGTTTACCGAGAGATAAAGCCGAGTTTAGTAACGGTGTCAATGACTTCTTAGACTTTGCTTACTCCATCGGATACCCACAAGGAGAGGAAATTTTATGCCCTTGTGCAAAGTGTTGTAATTTCTTGTGACACAAAAGACAAACAATTTATATTCATTTGATTGCCTTTGGATTCGTTAATGGTTATACGAGATGGATTCATCATGGGGAAAGCGTAGTCGGCATGGATGTTGATAGCGATAGCGATAATGAGATTGACAGTGAGAGTGAGACTAACTCGTACGACGACATGGACGCCTTGTTGAACGATAGATTTCGGGATGTGGCACAAGTGGAAGGGATAAAAGAAGCTATGAATGAAGATGCAAAGAAATTCTATAACTTGGTTGAAAAGGCTAGCAAAGAACTGTATCCCGGTTGCGACGGGTTTTCTACGTTGTCTTTCACCATCCGATTATACTTGTTAAAGTGTCAACATGGGTGGAGTAATGCCTCTTTTACATGgctgttttaatatttttatacagcAACTTAATGGAAAACGGAGCAACTTCAAAGAGGAAAAGACTAGTAAAAAAGTATCAAGCTCATGCAAAAGTTAAGGAATTTGAAATGAAGGAAGTATCTTCTGCTGCGAAACTAGTTCGGAATTTTATAACCAAAGGTGATAAAGGAAGTAATCAAGCCAAAATAGCACAACAGCCTAGGAGAAAAATTTCAGAAATTGGAGACAAATATAGTAGGGAGAATTCAATGGAAGGGAGAAATAAAACACTTGTAGACAATGTTATGAACCGGTCTTTGAGGTCTTCCCAAAACCAAGTGAGGAGTAATGTTCAACTAGAAGAACAACCAATTCCTAAGAAGATGAAGAGTAAGGCAAAGTTTCCAGCAATGGCTCTTGATGCctttttgcatacagaaggagtagaagtggaaagagaagaggaagatgACTTTGAGTCAATTGGTGAGGATGCTGGAGCTACTGAAAAAGAACCAGCTAACTtgataaacttaaaaaataacttaaagcgTCCAGCAATGACTCTTGATGCTTTTTTGGGTGACCAAGGAATTCATGTGGAAAGAGAAGAGGAACATAATGAAGTTCCAACTACTGAAGATGCTAGATCTAGGCCATCCCCGAATATTGGAGAAAATGTTCATATCCCCTCTGAGGAAGATTATATTGGTGAACATGAAAGTGACAATTTTGATGTAGAAGGAGATCAAGTTATGGAAGAGGCTCATGTAGAAGGTGATGTAATTTAGTTTGTTGCTATttgttttacattttctttttatCTATGAGCATGGGACTGCCCTTTCCATATCTTTCACGGCTGTCTTTGGTTTTAATTTGTACTATTTctcaatttttaatttagatacttCAAAGGTTAAAAAGACTCGTGGAAAAACAAGATGCCTAAAGATTTATGCAAGAACTtgggaagaaagggaggaagtgaCTTTTGATCAGGGAGCAGCCGTGGGGCCAACAGCTCAGAGAGTGAAggatttaactaattttattGGAACAATGGGAAGGAATAATGATTTTATTACCTTGATGTACACTAATTAGAAAGCTGTGCCTAAGCAAATCAAAAAGCGCATTTGGAAGTATATTAATGTAAGCTctatttatctttatgtttatgccatatgttaataattattttatgcatATGATATGATGAAATTGATGTGTTTGTAGTCAAAGTTAATTCTTCCAAAATCTTCAAAATTATGGGTGATGACTGGTGTTCAAGGAGTATGGAAGCGTtacaaaacaagaataaaaaagaagcatTTTGAACCATATTTTGGAAATATTGAGGATATGTTGGTGAATCGTCCTTTGGAAATTCCAGAAATACAATTTCGGAAGCTAATTGCATATTGGAGTATTCCAACTGTCAAAGTGAGCTAGAggatttcaattattattatttgatatgaTCAAGTATAattctttcaatttttatatttttttcatcattgTTTATTTTAAACACAGGCCATGTGTGTTATAAATTCTGAAAATCGCAAGAAACAACAATGGAGGCATAAAATGGGCCCAATCAATTTTGCAAGAGTGCGTGTTGATTTGGTAAGGTCACATTTGAGTTAAAATTCTCTACTTGTTACTTCTCcctaattttagtatgttataactTTGTAATTGTTATCTTGATCTGTAGCGTGAGAAAAAAGAGAACAAAGAGGAACCAAATCAAGCTGAAATGTTTGTTGCAACTCGGAATGGACTAAAAGGGAAAACACTTGATGTAGAAACACAAGCTGTTATTGTAAGTTCCTctataattttcttgttttagtaGTTGTTTTATGACTGTCATGGATGCtatttttttgctgttttatgGCTATCGTGATTATTGTTATGATATCTATTTTGCGGCTGTTTCATGGCTGTTTCATGGGCGGTTTCATGGCTGATTTAGTTGCTGTTTTATGGCTATTTTATGCATATTTTATGGCTGTCATGACAGCTATTTTATGACTGTTTTATGGCTATCATGGTTGTTGTTTTAGTATCTACTTTATGACTATTTTGTGGTTGTCATAGTTGCTGACTTGCTGCTTTCTATGTTTTGTGGTATCTATTTTGTGTCTGTTTCATGGCTGTTTCATGGGCTGTTTCATGGCTGATTTAGTTGCTGTTCTATGGCTATTTTATGTCTGTTTCATGGCTGATTTAGTTGCTATTCTATGGCTATTTTATCCATGTTTTATGGCTATCATGGAATGCTATTTTATGGTTATTTCATGGCTGTTTTATGGTTGATTTAATTGCTATTCTATGACAATTTACAACCATGTTATATGGCTATCATGGActgctgttttatggctctttTATGGCTATTTTGGATTGCTGTCCCTGTTAGTTATCAATAGGTTTTTGGATTCTTTCATTGaatttttatcactaaaaataGACATATCATATATTTATGTGTATAGGATAAACTTGATGATATCCAAGAAGCTGGAGAAACTCCTACTAATgcatttcaaaaagtttttggtAAAGAGAATTCAGGAAGAGTTCGATGTTATGGAAGAACTGTTACAAAAACTTCtcttaagaaaaataaagaaatagatgAAATCAAAAAATAAAGTGAAGAGAAGGTAATAGCTTTAAAAACTGAATTAGACGACCATAAGCAACGACTGCAAGGATTGGAAGATATTGTCAAACTTATGTTGCAACAAACTTCTCCTGGTATGAATGTTGATGAAGCGCTTTCTCTCTTGCGATCTAAGCAATCGTCTGCAAATAGTGTACAAGATCCAAATTTAGTTCCTCGGCATTCTCCTCCATCGACTCATATACCAAATCATGAATAGGTATATGTATGCTAATTGTTGTACCACTTGAGTATACATATTATTGTATAGCTGATGTTTTgactataatttttttgttcatttaagtTTGACTACAGCTTTCTTATTGTTGGAGGAAGTTTTTTGAAGACATAAAGACAATTCTTGCCACAATGGTGAAGCACAAAGTCTTCTTAGTTTTTAGTGGACAACTtagtttcttttttgtttaagTTCATTAGCAGAAAAACATGTATTTTGCTTACTtaggtttattatttatttgacttgGTAACTTATTAGCAAGTATATATGTTAATTGGTACTTGGAAgacctttctatatatatatgcaatatataatattatcttATTCAAATGCGGGTGTTATATATTCTTCAAATatcatataaatataacaaagataaaaaaaatattattttagatattaaaaaagaGAATCTAAGAAAAATTCAATAAGGTGTTGCTTTAGGTATTAAAAAAAGACAACTATAAATAAACCTACATAAGTGTTGCATTAGGTCTATAAAAAaggcaacttaaaaaaatttggacaagtgttgctttaggtatatgaAAATGCAACTTAAAAAACctggacaagtgttgctttaggtggaggaaaaggcaacttaaaaaaatttgtacaagtgttgctttaggtatatgaaaaagaaacttaaaaaactctggacaagtgttgctttatATATTAGAAAATACAACTCGTAAAAAGTGTTGCCATAGCGTTTAACTTAAAGCGTTGTGTTTGGGTGCTCTAAGGCAACCCTTTCACGGAGTTGCTTTATTTTG
The sequence above is drawn from the Arachis hypogaea cultivar Tifrunner chromosome 4, arahy.Tifrunner.gnm2.J5K5, whole genome shotgun sequence genome and encodes:
- the LOC112796197 gene encoding uncharacterized protein isoform X2; translation: MTPNLMENGATSKRKRLVKKYQAHAKVKEFEMKEVSSAAKLVRNFITKGDKGSNQAKIAQQPRRKISEIGDKYSRENSMEGRNKTLVDNVMNRSLRSSQNQVRSNVQLEEQPIPKKMKSKAKFPAMALDAFLHTEGVEVEREEEDDFESIGEDAGATEKEPANLINLKNNLKRPAMTLDAFLGDQGIHVEREEEHNEVPTTEDARSRPSPNIGENVHIPSEEDYIGEHESDNFDVEGDQVMEEAHVEDTSKVKKTRGKTRCLKIYARTWEEREEVTFDQGAAVGPTAQRVKDLTNFIGTMGRNNDFITLMYTN
- the LOC112796197 gene encoding uncharacterized protein isoform X1, coding for MAVLIFLYSNLMENGATSKRKRLVKKYQAHAKVKEFEMKEVSSAAKLVRNFITKGDKGSNQAKIAQQPRRKISEIGDKYSRENSMEGRNKTLVDNVMNRSLRSSQNQVRSNVQLEEQPIPKKMKSKAKFPAMALDAFLHTEGVEVEREEEDDFESIGEDAGATEKEPANLINLKNNLKRPAMTLDAFLGDQGIHVEREEEHNEVPTTEDARSRPSPNIGENVHIPSEEDYIGEHESDNFDVEGDQVMEEAHVEDTSKVKKTRGKTRCLKIYARTWEEREEVTFDQGAAVGPTAQRVKDLTNFIGTMGRNNDFITLMYTN
- the LOC112796197 gene encoding uncharacterized protein isoform X3; translation: MTGVQGVWKRYKTRIKKKHFEPYFGNIEDMLVNRPLEIPEIQFRKLIAYWSIPTVKAMCVINSENRKKQQWRHKMGPINFARVRVDLREKKENKEEPNQAEMFVATRNGLKGKTLDVETQAVIDKLDDIQEAGETPTNAFQKVFGKENSGRVRCYGRTVTKTSLKKNKEIDEIKK